The Nicotiana tabacum cultivar K326 chromosome 1, ASM71507v2, whole genome shotgun sequence genome segment TGAGCCAGAGGAAGTCCAACATTAGTTAAACCAAATAGTATTCCTGGGCAAATCCTTCTTCCTGCACCAAATGGAATAAACTCAAAGTGATTTCCCATAAAGTCAATAGAAGAGTTTTCAAATCTCTCTAGTATAAAACTTTCGGGATTATGTCAACTTTCGGGATCTCTCCCAAGTGCCCACGCATTAACTATCATTCTAGTCTTAAGAGGTAAGTATATCCATCAGTATCTGTTTCCTCTCTACATTCCCTAGGTACTAGAAGAGGACCTGGAGGATGTAGCCTTAATGTTTCCTTAATCACTCAGTTTTGGTATGTCAACTTTTCAAGATCTTCTTCACCATAGCTTTTTTTCCCCTTAAAGACTTGTCTCACTTCATTCTGGGCCTTGGCCATAGTATTTGGGTTCTTCATCGATCATTTCTGATAATAATGCCCAGATAATAGTTGTAGACGAAGTTTCACTTCCAGCAATAAAGATGTCCTACATCGACAAACCAATAATTAAAGTCAATAAAAATCTTACATAAGGTAAATTACAATATAACTCAATAAAATCTGGCACCAAAATGTTCAAGGACAAATCTTAAAATTAAGGGGAGTAGAGCTATTAAATTCCAACTTTGAGAATGCacttaattatatatttgatttaGCAACATAAATTTGATTATTGATCATCTTTGCATTTTTTTATGTTGAGCCTGCAAGAATAACCGATTGGCCAGTACAAGTACTATTCAATTTCtattagaaaaaaaaagcaaTTAGTCCAACACCTACTGTATACATCATGAGAATACGGGAGTAAACTTACAAAAATCACTGCTTTTATGTTGTCATTTGTAATTGGAAATTGAAGTTCGGCGTTCTCTTTAATTCTTAAGAAAATAGAGAGCAGTCTTCTATAATAGGTCAAAATAcactaataatataaaaaatccTTATTCGTGCatataacttaaatttttattttaaagattaTAAGTCTCATTTTTTATGAAGGATAATTACCTGTCGATGTCTTTTGGTAACCTAGTAGTAGTGTAAAAGCTAATAAAGCTATCTCCAATTATGATACTGAAGACTTTTTATGGAGGGTTTTAGCAACTTTTTATACCTGCGTTTAAGTTCTATACACACAAATGCAATATTATTCTCTTTCTATTATTTCTTTCGGTTAATCTTTTCACACAGACTTTGATGTGGGCAACTGAGAATGTGGGCTGTAGCGACTATTTTTTTACTTCTCATTCAATGAATTTTCTACCGTttagtcattgaaaaataattgGATTATAGATAGTTTTTGGTACTACTTTTTTCTTAATAGGTTTTAATACTCATATTAGACATTAGTAGATCTTAGGGAAGAAAATATATAGGAGTTGGCATTGTTGCTGAGAATGTGGAAGACGATCACATATGACTTCGTAGAGAAGATGGATGCTCAAAATTGGCCGAAGAGTAGGGAAGATGAAAGCACGGCAAACACAAAGGGAATGAGTGATTAGTGGTTTATATAGTGGTAATTTTTAAGGTTGAGAACAATGACAAGGCAAAAAAGCCTGGACcgaagtagaagcttaagttgtgGATTTAACTAGACTCATTATTTTTTTACTTGAATATAATTATTATGTATACATTGGTAAAAAATCATTTAAATTATATACTAGTAATATATATGCTTACACAGTTACACTAACTTTGAATCCTGAATTTGAGTCTCAATAAAATCATGTGGCCTGAGAGTCAGATGTCATTCAAATTATAATATACGCTCAGTGCATGTATTCAAAAATATATAACggaaaatttaaattttgagtCTTAATAAAATCATGTAGCATGATAGTGAGAGTCTAATAACTAAAACTCAAATTAAGGCTACTATTTGTAATACACGCCTCAGTGTGTACTCAAAAATATGTCTTGTATAAGAGTGGGGTGGATGAAAAGTAGGCTCGTATgtaatgctgctcggtgggccgggcctgaaccggaccggaccggaccgggcccgcggtcctaacgggcctggtgggcctggtgggccggtcctgggtgggccggtcttggtgggcctcctgagcccgtcacgggctggtctccatggttgagcccacgagcccgggaccgtttagcccgggaccggcaggcgggcctgggccggtcctggcgggcccaacggctatttttcaaaaaaaaaaaaaaaaaaaaaattcaaacggccatatttaaaatctagccgtttgggctgaaaatatgaccgttttttaagttaaaaaaatggccatttggcccccaaactttattttaaccccaaactttatataattacacttttccccatttctcaactataaataccccctcattctttcatttttattcaccaattcatcaatatctctcaatatctctcaatctctctcaatctctctactacaattacttaatttattgttgaaatttcgtgaaaaattgtgaagttgttgaattgaagttttcaagtgttcaacgattttcaattttcaagaagttgttcggcaatccggtaaactcgtttcaactcttacgtttttagaatatatttttgtgtggtttagtttgcataattataattaatatggcatttactttgaaaaaaatatttggtaaaggaaaagataaaatcggtgaaagtagtggccaaccaactacccttcccccggctccccgacctagaaaagataagcaagttgaaagtagtcgccaacctagacgtcctcctccttccgtaattcttgatagtgatcacccttgttttcaatttaccgatagtgaattttatcataatgttgcaccaggtgatagattagatgatgaaattatgaatgctctttatcctaatgaaaccatcttagaaaataatgaggaaaatgaggatgatgatgaaactcaagcaccggatttagatgatacacctactagtcctcttaataacccaagtgatgcaccggtcgacccacctgtagaaactcctacttttaatagagaacctgctaaacgcttagaaacatcattagtttggaatttttttactcaagtaagagaaaaaaataaggctaagtgtaaaacttgtgggaaattaatgtcgcataaatatgtaggagaccgtagcggcacaggtagtttgactaggcacataaaaacacaccctagagataaggtaagtttatagctaacactgttgcagatatttgtagatatttttgctttagcgataaaataatggcaatttcaatggataatgcttctagtaacaccagtgctataggcatgcttacaacaacactaaatcctgcatttactaatattttccatgttagatgtatttgtcatatttatcatttaattgtcggtgatggtatgcgaatattaaacatagaaattgaaaaggttagaatggctcttaattggcttttttattcaaaccgtagaagtagacttagagagtattttaaaaaatgtgatgaatatggccttagagaaagaaaggttcctaaaccttgcccgactagatggaattgtatgtacgaaagtttagtagtagcatatgaatatagaaacccaattaatgcaacgtttaattctcgggtaggtggtgaagatgatgatgaaatgcttaccactcaagattggactaatgttaaaattcttttagattttttagaacattttcaaattccAACAAATGCATttttgggggaaggatgactaagaaagatatgtcattttttggtaataaaatttattgcttctacccatgagcttcttttcgcaatatttctttgtctatacttagaattatttataagctacaatatatacataatatacaatatatatactacaagaaaatatatttataagctacaatatatacataagatacaatatatatactacaagaaaatatataagagaatatatatacataagatacaatataatatactacaagaaaatatattatgctacaatatatacataatatacaatatatatactacaagaaaatatatttataagctacaatatatacataagatacaatatatatactacaagaaaatatataagagaatatatatacataagatacaatataatatactacaagaaaatatattatgctacaatatatacataatatacaatatatatactacaagaaaatatattattatgcgaatatatatacataagatacaatacatatactaaaagaaaatatataagagaatatatatacataagatacaatataatatactacaagaaaatatattatgctacaatatatacataatatacaatatatatactacaagaaaatatattattatgcgaatatatatacataagatacaatacatatactaaaataaaatatataagagaatatatatacataagatacaatataatatacttcaagaagtgatatttatgcatgacaatttagtgttttactattgttttgttattttctttttcgtcaagcactttaataattagatatacatatatactacatatatatttttaatatagccatgatactacaagaaattgtcttaaaaaaaaaaaaaaccgctaggcccgcgaagcccacgagaccggcccgttaagcacaggaccatgtgggcttaggcccgtcatgggccggttccacccattaggcccacgaagaccgggaccgccaggcccgggaccgccagagcccgggaccacgaagcccgggaccgcgaggcccggcccgttaggcccactaaggcccgggcccgggacaaaatacagcacTACTCGTATGCATCCGGTATATTATGTGACAAAAatgtgccaccaaaacttaaaggtaaaTTCTACAAAATGGTGGTTAGACTGACTAAGGTGTATGAGGCAGAGTGTTGGCTAGTCAAGAAGATGAAATCAGCGTCGTACCATGAATAAAATTAGGAAAACAAGATATTCAGGACAAGGTGAGAGTGTCACCCGTAGAGAATAAGATGTGGAAAGCGAGACTAAGATAGTTCGGACATGTGAAAAGGAGATGCAGATATGTCACATTAAGGAAGTGGGAGAGGTTGACCTTGGTGGGTCTAAGTAGGTAGAGGTATAGACCAAAAAAGTACTAAGGAGAGATGATTAGGCAGGACGTGACTTTATTTcggcttaccgaggacatgactcttGATAGGAGAGTGTGGATGTCAtgaattagggtagaaggttattATGCAGTCAAGTGCTTCTTTTTTTTCATACCATTAGTATTAGTGTTAGtcttgtattttcttatttttagatTTCTATTACTACCAGTTGTTTGTTTCGCTTCGGCCTTCTTGTTATcttattgttgttattgcttaTTGCTACTTCTTCTCTTTTCATCTTACCTTAAATTAAGGGTCCATCGAAAACAGTTTATCCACATTCTCAAGGTAGAAGTAAGATTTGTGTACGAACTACTCTACTCAGACCCCACTTTTAGAATAATATTgagtttgttattgttgaaataaaaatatgtggcTTGATAGTACTAAAAGTCGATTCGCTAGTCAAACTTGGAGGGCCCCGATTCTTGAGTGAAGGGGACACTTTCTCCTTATCTTTCTTTATTTCCTGCTCGGAAGTCCAAAGAAAAATTATTGCTAGTTGAGTACaaatgattttttcatttttaggaagaaaaaaaattatatttttagttgATTTGATTATTTTAAGGACGTAGATGTCATTTGTTAGATAAAAGTCCATTCATACAGAGACAAAACATCAAGTCGAGCTTGGATATCCCTAGTCTTTAACTAAAATTCAAACTAACGCTACTATTTACAGTACACGctttaacaacaataacaacaataactcaGTGAAATCTCACTAGTgaagtctggggagggtagtgtgtaagcagaccttacccctaccccgaaggagtagagaggttgtttctgaaagaccctcggctcaagaagacaaaaagacaaaagaagataaTATTAGTAACACCACagaaatatatatatgaaaaataagaaCAACATGAAATCAAGAGGAATGATACAAAGCAAAAGCAAAATAGTATCCCTACCAAACTAGTCTCCCAAAGTTATGGCataaggcaagactcaactacctcctagcctacaaccctaatactcgacctccacatgttcctatcaagtgtcatgtcctcggaaatctgaagtatcgccatatcctgcctaatcacctccccccaatacatcttaggtcgccctctacctcttctcgagccctccacaaccagccattcgcacctccttaccggagcatctaGACTTCTCTTCTAAACGTGCCCGAACCACCTGAGCCTTGCTTCCCgtatcttgtcatcaatgggagccacgcacaccttctcccaaatatcatcattcctaatcttatccatcctactATGCCCGCACattcacctcaacatcctcatttctgctaccttcatcttctggatatgtgatttcttaaccggctaacactcagccccatacatcatggccggcctaaccaccgctttatagaacttacctttgagtatcaatGGCACTCTTTTGTCACATaatactccagatgctaacctccacttcatccatcctaccccgatACGGTGTgtaacatcctcgtcgatctcccctcccccctggataaccgacccaaggtacttgaagctgtctCTACTCGGGATGACTTGTGATTCAAGcatcacatccacgcccacttccctctgctcagcgctgaacttatactccaggtattccgtcttgtTCCTGctaagcttgaaacccttagattcaagagcttgtctccaaacctccagcctctcgttaacaccggttcgcgactcatcaatcagaactatgtcatcggcgaatctGATAAcaggcacatccccttgaatgtgatgtgttaacgcatccatcaccagggcgaataggAACGGACTAAGCGCAGAACCTtcgtgtaaccccataacaaccggaaaatcctcagagtcgcctcctactgtcctaacctgagtctttgccccatcatacatgtccttaatcgccataatgtaaggaaccgacacaccttttgccttcATGCTTCTCCAGAGAACTTTtttaggaaccttgtcatacgctttttctaggtcaataaacactatgTGTAGATCTTTCTTCCTATTTCTGTACTGTTCAACCAgcctcctaacaaggtgtatagcttttGTAGTAGAGCGAACCGTCATGAAACCAAATTAGTTGTCGGAGAAGGACACTGTCATCCTCAGCCttgcttcaaccaccctctcccatactTGCTTCAACCAACCTCCTTACAGTACACGCTTCAGTGTACTCAAAAACATATTGAAAGTTAGACAACAACTTTTGAGTCTTATGTGTGGCCTAAAATTTTGATTAAATCCAAATTAAAGCTAATATATAAACAGTAGTATCACTGTACTCAAAAACATAttgaaaataaaaacatcaacttttaaatcttaataaaatcttcggGGTTGGCCCAGCTCTTCCAAGAGTATGTGACACCATTTTAGCATTCGTGAGAAAGTGTGGCTATTAAAATTTAGAAGTTCAATCAAAAGTACGTACTGCTAGAGGCGAATCTAGGAATTGAAGTGTATAGGTTCCTACCACAACTTCAAGTCAATATATCATAACAGTCGAACTAAGGAACAAGTATCAATATTCAACATatatttacaaaataaaaaaatacttaaaaacaacatataaatataaatattctcATCACAATTGTACTCGACGActtatcatgttttgaaaatgatCAATGATCATATCATTAGGTACGCTTTCAAATACTTCATCCTCTATATAACAAACTAAATAATCATTCAAAAATTCATCACCAATTCTGCTTCGCAagtcacttttaacatacttcaTCGAAGAAAAAGCCCTTTCTACCGTTGCAATAGCGACAGGCAATATCAAACTTAACTTCACAAGCAAATAAAAAAGTCTCCAAGTCATGTGCAAATTTGTTTTAACCATTGTCTCTGAAAGATCTCCAAGGCTTTTCGAGTTAGAGAATTCATTGCCCGCCTCTCTCACATAGTCAATATAGATGTCAAGCTCAAAACCAAGATCCTCAAGTATAGAATTAGTGAACTCATTCGGATAGTGTGTTGCAAGTTTCATAATCCTGTCTTTATCATAATTTGCAAAAGAATTATCTGGACTCAAACTAGCCATACCAGGAAGTAGATAAGTATTCACTTCACTGAGACGACTATTAAACTCTGAAAGTTACAATCAATAATGTATAGAAAACCTCTACACGCAAATGATAAGAATATGTAACACTTGATTTCTTACGCTTCGACTTTCCACGAAAATAATTCATATCCATTTCGGGGATTACAATATCATGCTTGACACAAAATAAAGAGACGTCTTCTACCAAAGAATTCCATCCAGATTCTCTCATAACTTGCAATTGTCTCTTTGCAAAACCAACAAGCTTCATGGCACTTACAATATCTTGATCTTTTTTTTTCCGCAAAGCCATATTTAAATCATATTAAGTGCCAATACTTTTAATATTAAATGCAACATATATAGAAACTCATATGATCTTATGTCATCCACTAGACTTTTTGTTGTTGATCTCTCATGATTATTTGAACCCTCAATTGAAATAACTCCAAGTACATGAACAATTGATGAGAATAAACTAACAAAGTTATGCACTGTCTTAAAATGAGAACCCCAGCGAGTATCACCTGCCCTTTGAAGTTCAAGTTCCTGATTTAATCCGCTACCCGTATGAATTTCACCAAGCACTAGTAGTTCCTCCAGCTTTTCTGCTTGATCATTTCGAAGCATCTCCCTGCGCTTAAAAGAACctccaacaatatttaaaatatttgcaaGAATATCAAAAAATTGTTCTGCCTCATAATGTTTCTTTGCAACAACCACAAGGTCAATTGTAATTGATGAACAAAATAATGTATGCAGTATACCGAAGGAGTATCATTCATAATCAAAGTCTTAAGGCCATTAATTTCACCCTGCATGTTACTAGCTCCATCATAGCCTGTTTCAATGTAATGTCTTCTCACTCGATCACGTAAATTAGGAGGATATTCtgaaatttgttttctttcaCCCGGATCACATTCAAGAAGTTTCAAATCCAACATATTATCTTTGTGTGACGATTGAGAAGAATTGACATTATTATTAACCACTGAACATGAAGGAGAGCTTAGTGAAGGAGAACTAGAAGTAGAACCTGAAAAGGTTTGCGGCTTCAAGAATCTCTTGATCATCTTGACTCTAACCAAATTAAATAACGAATGTTAGTCAAAAGATCACTTTGCAACATATTAGTTTTTTCATTAATATTACACAACTTCCACTTTAATTAATTCTTGGGAGAAAAATATTTCAAAGAAAGAACAAACTATAGTTAATCAATGGCTTAATAATAGACAAGTTCTGAGTAGCTTTAGTACAAATAGTAGAGATCAAAATGTGTATTGGCTTCCATGGAAATATAGAGAAAATTACATTAATTTGAAGGTGCAATTTAATAACTTTAGGAGACTAACTTTTAAAGATcaaattttctttaatttcttataCTTTTTTTATTTGCAATAAATACAcccccttt includes the following:
- the LOC142162840 gene encoding uncharacterized protein LOC142162840, yielding MASLSPDNSFANYDKDRIMKLATHYPNEFTNSILEDLGFELDIYIDYVREAGNEFSNSKSLGDLSETMVKTNLHMTWRLFYLLVKLSLILPVAIATVERAFSSMKYVKSDLRSRIGDEFLNDYLVCYIEDEVFESVPNDMIIDHFQNMISRRVQL